Proteins from one Falco naumanni isolate bFalNau1 chromosome 10, bFalNau1.pat, whole genome shotgun sequence genomic window:
- the LOC121094453 gene encoding proto-oncogene Mas-like — translation MEQTVTTDLSLSYMTSRYEESQAFNQSQCTPGDSRLLIISGVCIGICMCGLMGNVVVVWFLGFHMKKSPFTVYVLNLAIADFSLLLLLVVKLIFHLVTTVYCIFSFHHDLTDYILMDLFLFWYFASMYLLTAMSIERCLSVLFPLWYRCRRPKHLSGIMCGVLWALAGLFVSLVFVSCYVSLSINCTQLLRSISIVNFLIFSLFPFLSNLSLFIKLQCGSQRQHPGKLYVAVLLSVIFLFIFGFPFSVVIFLDPLYSNLFYLHISYLLASLNSSINPAVYFLVGSCRQRRFQGSAKVALRRVFEVKTMSEEGSHMPEDTMMETTL, via the coding sequence CAACAGACCTCTCTCTGAGCTACATGACTTCTAGATATGAAGAATCTCAGGCATTTAATCAGTCTCAGTGCACACCAGGAGATAGCAGGTTATTGATAATCTCAGGTGTCTGTATTGGCATTTGCATGTGTGGACTTATGGGGAATGTGGTTGTTGTGTGGTTCCTGGGCTTCCACATGAAGAAGAGCCCTTTCACTGTCTATGTCCTGAACCTGGCCATTGCTGACTTTTCTCTGCTCCTACTCCTTGTTGTTAAACTTATATTTCACTTGGTTACAACAGTCtattgtattttctcatttcaccATGATTTGACTGATTATATCCTGATggatctgtttctgttttggtatTTTGCCAGCATGTATCTCCTGACAGCAATGAGCATAGAGAGGTGCCTGTCTGTTTTGTTCCCACTCTGGTACCGGTGCCGCCGCCCAAAGCACTTGTCAGGCATCATGTGTGGGGTGCTCTGGGCTCTTGCTggactttttgtttctttggttttcgTTAGTTGTTATGTGTCTCTGAGTATAAACTGTACACAACTATTGCGAAGTATAAGCATTgtgaattttctcattttctctttattccCATTCCTTTCCAACCTGTCCCTGTTCATCAAACTCCAGTGTGGCTCACAGAGACAACACCCAGGGAAACTCTATGTTGCTGTCCTGCTCAGTGTGATCTTCTTGTTTATCTTCGGGTTTCCTTTCAGTGTGGTGATTTTCCTTGATCCTTTGTATTCAAACCTGTTTTACCTTCATATTTCTTACCTGCTGGCATCACTGAACAGCAGCATCAATCCAGCCGTTTACTTCCTGGTGGGGAGCTGCCGGCAGCGCCGTTTCCAGGGCTCTGCAAAGGTTGCCCTCCGTCGCGTGTTTGAAGTGAAAACGATGAGTGAGGAAGGGAGCCACATGCCTGAGGACACTATGATGGAGACCACTCTGTAA
- the LOC121094454 gene encoding mas-related G-protein coupled receptor member X4-like, whose product MERASSVCWSQPGGTAYNRSWHHRLLRHEDSHYNWTDCEAGHLSKVPVTLLICLCGLVGNGAVLWLLGFRILRNPITVYVLNLAVADFTFLLSITIALVIFHSPESLCHRLSSQDITTVLNITILFSFTASIYLLTAFSAMTTLSVLRPACCSCHHPKHLPVLVCALLWGLSFLLAVTLYLSPAVLIVFALSYLLPVLTLIFSGLTLLSRVLCCSWQYPPRKLCVVVLLAVFFPFFTADFVYWLLLRLFDFSIFVFDTSLSLACVNSSINPVIYFLAGSCAKKFTLSVRVAFQRAFEDVTESQIRGETPRENIVETAV is encoded by the coding sequence ATGGAAAGAGCCAGCTCTGTGTGTTGGAGCCAGCCCGGTGGGACAGCATATAACAGGAGCTGGCACCACAGGCTGCTGAGGCATGAGGACAGTCACTACAACTGGACAGACTGTGAAGCTGGTCACTTGAGCAAAGTCCCTGTCACGCTGCTCATTTGCCTCTGCGGGCTGGTGGGGAACGGGGCTGTCCTCTGGCTCCTCGGTTTCCGCATCCTCAGGAACCCCATCACTGTCTACGTCCTCAACCTGGCTGTCGCCGACttcaccttcctcctctccatcaCCATTGCCCTTGTGATATTTCACAGCCCAGAGAGCCTGTGTCACAGGCTGAGCTCACAGGACATTACAACTGTGTTGAACATCACCATCCTCTTCTCTTTCACTGCTAGCATTTACCTCCTGACCGCCTTCAGTGCCATGACGACTCTGTCTGTCCTCcgcccagcctgctgctcctgccaccaccCCAAGCACTTGCCAGTGCTGGTGTGTGCCCTGCTCTGGGGTCTCTCCTTCCTGCTTGCCGTGACCCTCTACCTCTCTCCTGCGGTGCTCATTGTTTTTGCCCTGAGCTACCTCTTACCAGTGCTTACCCTGATTTTTTCTGGTCTAACCCTGCTTTCAAGGGTCTTGTGCTGTTCATGGCAGTATCCTCCAAGGAAGCTCTGTGTTGTGGTCCTGCTAGCTgtcttctttcccttctttacCGCTGATTTTGTCTACTGGCTCTTGCTAAGActgtttgatttttctatttttgtctttgacacctctctctctctcgccTGTGTGAACAGCAGTATAAACCCTGTTATTTACTTCTTGGCTGGGAGCTGTGCAAAGAAGTTCACACTCTCTGTTAGGGTTGCTTTCCAGAGGGCTTTTGAAGATGTAACAGAGTCCCAAATCAGAGGTGAAACTCCCAGAGAAAACATAGTGGAAACAGCTGTTTAA
- the LOC121094452 gene encoding proto-oncogene Mas-like translates to MCKSGREDWSLQLCDTKAVQGLCPHRTPLCLGEHKRERRKMDRHPNNTIHGWRAVSPLPTESMVSGDGHNETRCFTEHIPEIVTGSITLLICLCGLVGNGAILWLLSFRIRRNPFTAYLLNLAVADSCFLLCTLAFLVIYHMPMLSCFQPELLRVLPLFHSMVLLTYSTSLYLLTAISVERCAGALWPFWCRCHRPRLLSAAMCSLLWALACVLAGLVYFVCDLGHSGHCWMVLGTLCFLNFCFFTPIMVLSNVILCIKLRRSSWQQDPVKLYTVIFLAVFFFLLFGIPLSVQIFLNFFVYINLVFEICLLLASVNSSINPVIYVLVGSYGRFRFRGSVKVALQRVFEDRSDSQEVGETPVMGTVA, encoded by the exons ATGTGCAAGTCTGGCAGAGAGGACTGGAGTTTGCAGCTCTGTGATACCAAGGCTGTGCAAGGACTCTGCCCTCACCGGACCCCCCTGTGCCTG GGCGAGCacaagagagaaaggaggaagatggACCGACATCCCAACAACACGATCCATGGCTGGCGTGCAGTGTCCCCGCTGCCTACGGAGAGCATGGTCTCTGGGGATGGACACAATGAGACCAGGTGCTTTACAGAACACATCCCTGAAATCGTCACCGGTAGCATCACGCTGCTCATCTGCCTGTGCGGGCTGGTGGGGAACGGGGCCATCCTCTGGCTCCTCAGCTTCCGCATCAGGAGAAATCCCTTCACTGCCTACCTCCTGAACCTTGCCGTGGCTGacagctgctttctcctctgcaCATTGGCTTTCCTTGTGATATATCACATGCCCATGCTCAGCTGCTTTCAGCCAGAGCTTTTGCGGGTGCTGCCTCTATTTCACTCCATGGTTCTGCTCACGTACAGCACCAGCCTCTATCTCCTCACAGCCATCAGTGTGGAGAGGTGTGCGGGTGCTCTCTGGCCCTTCTGGTGCCGATGCCACCGGCCAAGGCTGCTCTCAGCCGCCATGTGCAGCCTTCTGTGGGCCCTTGCCTGTGTGCTCGCTGGGCTGGTGTACTTTGTGTGTGACCTGGGTCACTCTGGACACTGCTGGATGGTTCTTGGAACCTTGTGCTTTctcaatttctgctttttcacccCCATTATGGTTCTTTCCAATGTGATCCTCTGTATCAAGCTTAGGCGCAGCTCTTGGCAACAAGACCCAGTGAAGTTGTACACTGTCATCTTCCTCGCGgtcttcttcttcctcctctttggCATCCCGCTCAGTGTCCAGATCTTCCTCAACTTCTTTGTCTACATTAATTTGGTCTTTGAGATCTGCCTGTTGCTGGCTTCTGTCAACAGCAGTATCAATCCGGTTATTTATGTCCTGGTTGGGAGCTATGGAAGGTTCAGGTTCAGAGGATCTGTCAAAGTGGCTCTTCAGAGGGTCTTTGAAGACAGGTCAGATTCCCAAGAGGTGGGTGAGACCCCTGTGATGGGAACTGTTGCCTAA
- the LOC121094456 gene encoding mas-related G-protein coupled receptor member H-like, which produces MEVNMSSPPTPPTPTSNGDDQCTIDVTDVAVDIVTLLICLCGLVGNGAVLWLLGFRIRRNPITVYILNLAVADFTFLLFMVTSGLLYIMENISCSTAVPLVYLRSLFLLSLFSYNMGLYLLTAISIERCVSILCSSIRHPQHLSAVVCALLWALSIAVIAAVTSLCLLHEHEHCRMALISMYALNFLIFAPLMVISSTIFFIKVLCGSQQRQPRRLYIVIFLTVLFFLLFALPLSIWNFLQQFSYTVAPSQVVFLLACINSSINPFIYFLVGSCRRHCSLVPLQVAFRSVFEEPEDHTACSNDTTMDTLAPAC; this is translated from the coding sequence ATGGAGGTGAACATGTCCTCACCTCCCACACCACCCACGCCGACCAGCAATGGAGATGACCAGTGCACGATAGATGTCACCGACGTGGCTGTAGACATTGTCACGCTGCTCATCTGCCTCTGCGGGCTGGTGGGGAACGGGGCTGTCCTCTGGCTCCTCGGCTTCCGCATCCGCAGGAACCCCATCACTGTCTACATCCTCAACCTGGCTGTCGCTGACttcaccttcctcctcttcatgGTCACCTCGGGCCTCCTCTACATAATGGAGAACATCTCCTGCTCCACTGCTGTTCCCCTGGTGTACCTGAGGTCGCTTTTCCTGCTCTCACTGTTCTCCTACAACATGGGCCTCTACCTCCTGACGGCCATCAGCATCGAGAGGTGCGTGTCcatcctctgctccagcatccGCCACCCCCAGCACTTGTCAGCCGTGGTGTGTGCCCTGCTCTGGGCCCTCTCCATCGCTGTCATTGCTGCAGTGACTTCCCTGTGCCTGTTGCACGAGCATGAGCACTGCCGGATGGCTCTCATCTCCATGTACGCCCTCAACTTCCTCATCTTTGCCCCACTCATGGTCATTTCCAGCACAATATTCTTCATTAAGGTCCTGTGTGGCTCCCAGCAGCGCCAGCCCAGGAGGCTCTACATCGTTATCTTCCTCACCgtcctcttcttcctcctctttgctCTTCCCCTCAGCATCTGGAATTTCCTGCAGCAGTTCAGCTACACTGTTGCACCCTCCCAGGTTGTTTTCCTGCTCGCCTGCATCAACAGCAGCATCAACCCCTTCATCTACTTCTTGGTGGGGAGCTGCCGGAGGCACTGCTCCTTGGTGCCCCTCCAGGTTGCCTTCCGGAGTGTCTTCGAGGAGCCAGAAGACCACACTGCCTGCAGCAATGATACTACGATGGACACTCTGGCCCCAGCCTGCTGA
- the LOC121094457 gene encoding mas-related G-protein coupled receptor member H-like, with amino-acid sequence MEVNRTSPPPTSPVPDTNGDDQCTIDVTDVAVDIVTLLICLCGLVGNGAVLWLLGFRIRRNPITVYILNLAVADFTFLLFMVTSGLLYIMENISCSTAVPLVYLRSLFLLSLFSYNMGLYLLTAISIERCVSILCPLWYRCRRPQRLSAVVCALLWALSIAVIAAVTSLCLLHEHEHCRMALISMYALNFLIFAPPMVISNVILFIKVLCGSQQRQPRRLYIVIFLTVLFFLMFGVPLSIWNFLQQFNYTVASTHVVFLLACINSSINPFIYFLVGSCRRHCSLVPLQVAFRRVFEDTGVTVISS; translated from the coding sequence ATGGAGGTGAACCGGACATCCCCACCTCCCACATCGCCAGTGCCGGACACCAATGGAGATGACCAGTGCACGATAGATGTCACCGACGTGGCTGTAGACATTGTCACGCTGCTCATCTGCCTCTgtgggctggtggggaatgggGCTGTCCTCTGGCTCCTCGGCTTCCGCATCCGCAGGAACCCCATCACTGTCTACATCCTCAACCTGGCTGTCGCTGACttcaccttcctcctcttcatgGTCACCTCAGGCCTCCTCTACATAATGGAGAACATCTCCTGCTCCACTGCTGTCCCCCTGGTGTACCTGAGGTCGCTTTTCCTGCTCTCACTGTTCTCCTACAACATGGGCCTGTACCTCCTGACGGCCATCAGCATCGAGAGGTGCGTGTCCATCCTCTGCCCACTCTGGTaccgctgccgccgcccccaGCGCTTGTCAGCCGTGGTGTGTGCCCTGCTCTGGGCCCTCTCCATCGCTGTCATTGCTGCAGTGACTTCCCTGTGCCTGTTGCACGAGCATGAGCACTGCCGGATGGCTCTCATCTCCATGTACGCCCTCAACTTTCTCATCTTTGCCCCACCCATGGTCATTTCCAATGTGATCCTGTTCATTAAGGTCCTGTGTGGCTCCCAGCAGCGCCAACCCAGGAGGCTCTACATTGTTATCTTCCTCACTGTCCTCTTCTTTCTCATGTTTGGGGTTCCCCTCAGCATCTGGAATTTCCTGCAGCAGTTTAACTACACTGTTGCATCCACTCATGTTGTTTTCCTGCTCGCCTGCATCAACAGCAGCATCAACCCCTTCATCTACTTCTTGGTGGGGAGCTGCCGGAGGCACTGCTCCTTGGTGCCCCTCCAGGTTGCCTTCCGGAGGGTCTTTGAAGACACGGGGGTCACTGTGATCTCCAGCTAA
- the RHOD gene encoding rho-related GTP-binding protein RhoD isoform X1: MQQEHGGQSPGPPEADVKAVVVGDGGCGKTCLLVSFARGDFPKVYVPTVFEKYTASLQVAGKPVRIHLWDTAGQEDYDRLRPLSYSDANVVLICFDVTNPSSYDNILTKWYPEVNHFCKGTPVLLVGCKTDLRQDRAVMRKLQEGHLEPISYQQGEAMARQVRAVSYLECSARYQENVGDIFVKACSAALSAAHRSQRRRRSKRGCVLC, from the exons ATGCAGCAGGAGCACggggggcagagcccagggcCCCCCGAGGCCGACGTCAAGGCTGTCGTCGTGGGGGACGGGGGCTGTGGGAAGACGTGTCTGCTGGTGTCCTTCGCCAGGGGGGATTTTCCCAAG gTCTACGTCCCCACCGTGTTCGAGAAGTACACGGCCTCCCTCCAGGTCGCAGGCAAGCCAGTGAGGATCCACCTCTGGGACACGGCAG GGCAGGAAGACTATGACAGGTTGCGTCCGCTGTCCTACTCGGACGCCAACGTTGTCCTCATCTGCTTTGATGTCACCAACCCCAGCAGCTATGACAACATCCTAACGAAG TGGTACCCAGAGGTGAACCACTTCTGCAAGGGCACcccggtgctgctggtggggtgcAAGACCGACCTGCGGCAGGACCGGGCGGTGATGCGCAAGCTGCAGGAGGGGCACCTGGAGCCCATCTCCTACCAGCAG GGAGAGGCCATGGCCCGGCAGGTTCGTGCCGTGTCCTACTTGGAGTGCTCAGCCCGGTACCAGGAGAACGTTGGGGACATCTTCGTGAAGGCTTGCAGCGCTGCCCTCAGTGCCGCCCACCGGAGCCAGCGCAGGAGGCGATCCAAAAGGGGCTGTGTGCTCTgctga
- the RHOD gene encoding rho-related GTP-binding protein RhoD isoform X2: MQQEHGGQSPGPPEADVKAVVVGDGGCGKTCLLVSFARGDFPKVYVPTVFEKYTASLQVAGKPVRIHLWDTAGQEDYDRLRPLSYSDANVVLICFDVTNPSSYDNILTKWYPEVNHFCKGTPVLLVGCKTDLRQDRAVMRKLQEGHLEPISYQQAKAMARQVRAVSYLECSARYQENVGDIFVKACSAALSAAHRSQRRRRSKRGCVLC; encoded by the exons ATGCAGCAGGAGCACggggggcagagcccagggcCCCCCGAGGCCGACGTCAAGGCTGTCGTCGTGGGGGACGGGGGCTGTGGGAAGACGTGTCTGCTGGTGTCCTTCGCCAGGGGGGATTTTCCCAAG gTCTACGTCCCCACCGTGTTCGAGAAGTACACGGCCTCCCTCCAGGTCGCAGGCAAGCCAGTGAGGATCCACCTCTGGGACACGGCAG GGCAGGAAGACTATGACAGGTTGCGTCCGCTGTCCTACTCGGACGCCAACGTTGTCCTCATCTGCTTTGATGTCACCAACCCCAGCAGCTATGACAACATCCTAACGAAG TGGTACCCAGAGGTGAACCACTTCTGCAAGGGCACcccggtgctgctggtggggtgcAAGACCGACCTGCGGCAGGACCGGGCGGTGATGCGCAAGCTGCAGGAGGGGCACCTGGAGCCCATCTCCTACCAGCAGGCGA AGGCCATGGCCCGGCAGGTTCGTGCCGTGTCCTACTTGGAGTGCTCAGCCCGGTACCAGGAGAACGTTGGGGACATCTTCGTGAAGGCTTGCAGCGCTGCCCTCAGTGCCGCCCACCGGAGCCAGCGCAGGAGGCGATCCAAAAGGGGCTGTGTGCTCTgctga
- the RHOD gene encoding rho-related GTP-binding protein RhoD isoform X3: MQQEHGGQSPGPPEADVKAVVVGDGGCGKTCLLVSFARGDFPKVYVPTVFEKYTEDYDRLRPLSYSDANVVLICFDVTNPSSYDNILTKWYPEVNHFCKGTPVLLVGCKTDLRQDRAVMRKLQEGHLEPISYQQAKAMARQVRAVSYLECSARYQENVGDIFVKACSAALSAAHRSQRRRRSKRGCVLC, translated from the exons ATGCAGCAGGAGCACggggggcagagcccagggcCCCCCGAGGCCGACGTCAAGGCTGTCGTCGTGGGGGACGGGGGCTGTGGGAAGACGTGTCTGCTGGTGTCCTTCGCCAGGGGGGATTTTCCCAAG gTCTACGTCCCCACCGTGTTCGAGAAGTACACG GAAGACTATGACAGGTTGCGTCCGCTGTCCTACTCGGACGCCAACGTTGTCCTCATCTGCTTTGATGTCACCAACCCCAGCAGCTATGACAACATCCTAACGAAG TGGTACCCAGAGGTGAACCACTTCTGCAAGGGCACcccggtgctgctggtggggtgcAAGACCGACCTGCGGCAGGACCGGGCGGTGATGCGCAAGCTGCAGGAGGGGCACCTGGAGCCCATCTCCTACCAGCAGGCGA AGGCCATGGCCCGGCAGGTTCGTGCCGTGTCCTACTTGGAGTGCTCAGCCCGGTACCAGGAGAACGTTGGGGACATCTTCGTGAAGGCTTGCAGCGCTGCCCTCAGTGCCGCCCACCGGAGCCAGCGCAGGAGGCGATCCAAAAGGGGCTGTGTGCTCTgctga